The following is a genomic window from Lactococcus carnosus.
ACTTTACTGTCCTAATATGCCAAGATTTACCTTTTTTCTCAAACTTTATAGCCCCTTGCAAATCTGTTCGATAAATCTGCACCTTATATTTTTCAAATACGTCTAGTGTTTCCTGATTAGGATGCTGATAGCGATTGTTCTTGCCACAAGATATCAGGCCAATCTTTGGTCGCATCATTTTTATAAAGGCATCTGACGAGGAAGTCTTAGACCCATGATGTCCAACTTTTAAGACATCAATCTTGAGTGTCGGATAGTTAGCAAGTAAGGCTGCTTCACCCTCTGCCTCTAAATCGCCAGTAAATAAAAAGGCAGTTTGAAAAAATGTACCATATAGGACAATAGAATCATTGTTTTTACCATCTCCTTGCGTCAATGGGTAAATCACCTCCAAATAACTGTCAAATAGTTTAAGTCGATCGCCAACCTGCGCAACTTGTATGTCAGATTTCGTTTGCGATAGTCTCGCGACAAATTTCGGATTTGTCATACTGCCTTCACTGACCATGATTTTTTTGACCTTAATTTCTGAAAGCAGGGCCATCAAATCGCCTACATGATCGGCATCCGTGTGGGTGATGACTAAGCTATCAAGTTGACTAATTCCCCTGCTTTTTAAATAAGGGATTAAAGTAGACGCTGCATTCGCAGTTGTCTGCCTCTCCTGCCATTTTTGCCGCTTGATAAAATCGACTTTCCCACCCGTATCGATGAGTACCGTCTGCTGATTCAAGCGGTCTTGAAGTAAGATACTATCGCCCTGACCAATATCAACTATCGTAATCGATTCAGTTAATGGGAATTTAGTAGCAGTAGACATCAAAAACAGACTGACGATCAATAGATAGCGTATTTTTCTATGTCGCCAGCTATCTATTAAGATACCCGTCATGATCAACATGCCCAGAAAGATAACCGGTGATGGCTGACCTAATATGAGAGGACGTGGTATCAAATTCTCTAGCCAACGCAGCATCATTTCCATATAAACAAATAAGTAATTTAACTCTTTTATGACGATGCCTGTGATAAGCGCTAGTAAAAATATCAGGAATAATCCAGGTACCAATACCGCAGCAAAGAGACCCCCCAAGACACCTGTTAATAAAATAGAAAACGGCTGAAAACTATAAAAGGATAGTAGTAATATAGGTAGTATCACACCTGTTAAGGCTAGCGGAGTGCTTATCTTACGCTGACATGAAGGCAGTGACGCAAAACTACCACCAAGCATGGAGATGACAAATGCAAAGAAAACAGTTAATGCCCCACCTGTTGTTAGTAAGAATTTAGGCATCATCACAAATAAAATTAATAAGGTCAGACTAAAATTATCAACTGACTTTACACCAAGATTAATTAATATTTTTTGTAACAGTGCCCTGACAACAGAAACAGAGAAACCGCTTAGTCCTGCACAAACAAATGAGAAAGGGAGTTGCATACGTGTCACCCAATCTCGTCTGATGCCAAGACGCAATAAATTTTTTCTAAACAGATGTATAAAAAAAGACACTTGCATACCGGATAATGAAAACAGGTGCATGATACCCAAATTTGAGTAGCTAGCCCTCATCTCATCAAATGACGCACCTAGATGACCAAACAGAAGGCCGGTCATATAAGAAGCCATAGGGTCTGGAAACATAGTCTGGCAAAAAAGTGTTGCCTTACGTCGTACCCTCCCAATATCCCACTTACCAGTTTCCCTTATTTGACTAATGCTATCAATCGTGACAACACGATAGATATTTTGCGTTTTAAGATAATTTTGATAGTTAAAGCCATTAAAATTTCGATTTGTTTCGGCTTTCTCAACACTGGCAGAAATCGTTAGCCGAATCGACTTATCTAATTTAGTGAAATACTGCTGTTCTTGCTCTGTTTTCGCTTGATAGTAGACTTTATAGGTTTGACCACGAGACCTACCCCGAAAGGAAATCAGGTCACCCTTAACTTGTATCGTATCCAGACGAGGTGTCATCTCAGTCACCGGTAAATCACGCGCAAAGTCAGCTACCTCTTTCAGCCGAATTGTAAGACAGATACTCACAAATGCCAGTAAAATCAAACACAATCTAAGACATGCTGGTCCACCGTTATGCCAAATAAAACATAAACTAGATAGCAGCAGATAGGCGAACAAAAGATAGGAAAATCGAAAAACAGTTAGATAGCAGATCACGCAAAAATAAGCAAGGAAAACCGCTGGTATATCAATCCACTGCCACACTCCCTTTAAGCTTTTCAAGCGACTTCTCCCCAAATCCAGATACATTCCCTAAATCCTCAGGCTGATTAAACTTGCCATTTTGTTCTCTGTAGTTGATGATATCTTGTGCCTTTTTCATCCCAACACCACTTAACTTTTGAAGCTGAGCTAAATCTGCCGTATTAATATTGATTTTGTCTGTCGCCTGCGCTGCTGCGCTATCCACATCATCATGTGCTTTAGTCCCGACTATTTCAACTGGTCTATCTTCGCCAATACTTGCCACATAGACAACCATCTCATCCGTCAGTTTCTGTGCTAGATTAATCGACTTGGTATCTGCCTGATCTGTTACGCCTCCAGCCAATAATAAGAGGTCGTTAACCCGGCTATCCTGTTTTAAGGTATAAACTGCTGGCTTTTTTACAGCACCTTTTAAATCAACTGTAATCCTATCCTTACGTTCAGTTTCTTTATCAGTCGGTTTTTTGTCATTACCTGCCATTTTTTTAACACCTTTTTCATGTTTTTCTCCTGTATTAAGCTGTGGCGATGATACTAGGCCCACAGAAGATGGTGCTGTATCCTGCTTAACAAGTATGACGAGTAAGAGACCGATAACCATAATCGGGATCAGCAGGCCAACACTCAACCAGCGATAGTGCTTTATTTTTTCAATCAATTTTTCTATCTGCATCAATTCACCTCTTATTTTTATATACGAAAAAAATCCTTACATGCCGTAAGGATTCTCACTTATTTTTTTAGATTATGGATAAATTGCTTAAAGACTTTTTCATCTGAATAGCTTAAAACATTTCTGGCATAGATTTTTTCGCCAAACTTAGCAACTAAGACTAGGGCAACTAATTGAAGGACTAAAGCAATGATTGCCTCAGTAGTGCTTGCATATTCGATAGCCAACCGACTTGGCATCAAACTTGGTGAAATAAACGGTACCATAGCAAGCACCTTCAAAACGATGTTACTTGGCATGCTTGCTGACATGAAACTTGCCACATAACCAATCATTGATAAGTAAACAATGGGTTGCACAACTTGTTGAACTTGACTTTGATCATTGACAATACTGGCAATGATTGCAGTGAGTACAAGATATGAGATAATGCCTAGCAAGAATATTAAGACGGTAATGATTAGGAAGCTTATATCTACACCACTAAATAACTTCAAGCCATTTTCAACTACCTTGTTGCCCTTTAATACAATGGAAGCAACACCTGCCAACACCATGTAGATTAAGAGATGCGTCACAACTAAGAGACTGACGCCGATAATTTTACCATAATACTGTATCTTAGCACTTGTTGCAGCAAGTAAAATTTCCATGATACGACTTGATTTTTCGTTGGCAACTTCTTGCGCCATCATACTGGTATAGATTGATAATAGAACAAATATTGCCACACCAGTCCCTAGGGAGATAAAGTAATTGGCCATATTTTTATTATCGCCACCATTTGTTTCCCCTTTGTTACTCTGTGTTTTCATCGTTAACTTAGCAGGAGTTTGCAAGGCGATAAGGTCTTCTGCCTTCAAATTCAGTTTACTTGCTTTTTCTGTCATCTCAATCTGAGTCAGGGCATTTCTGACCTTGTTTTCATCAAATTTTGCTGCCCCATCTGATGAACTAATCAACTCATATTGACCATCTGATGCCACTAAATAACCGTCTATTTTGTCATCCTTCAGTTTTTTCTTGGCACTGTCTACAGTGGTCACTTCTGATAAGCTAACATCTAATAACTTTTCAGATTTAATGGTTTTTACTAAGGCTGAATTATCCACAATAGCCAGACGTGTTGGCTTGTTGCTTTCACCTTTAGACATCATAAACCCAATCAAGAAACCGATAATCGGCAACAATAGCGGTGAGAGTACAATCAACCAAAATCCTGGTGTTTTAATTTTTGTGCGATAGACTTGTCCTGCGACTAATTTAACTTGTTTAAACATGCTCAGCTACCTCCTTACGAAATATCTCATCTAGTGTTGGTGGGGCTTGCACAAAAGCTTGTACATAGCCAGTTTCACTCACTTTTTTGAAAATATCATGACCAACAGCTTCATCTGCAATATGAATGAGACGACCTGCGCCTTGTTTTTCAATCGTTTTAACACCTGCAATTGCTGAAAGTGCTGTATCCGCTAACTCACTCTCCACATAGACTTTCGTTCGACCAAAACTATTTCGAATCCCGTAAATATCACCTTGTAAGACAACTTTACCTTTTTTAAGCATAGTCAGATTATCGCTTAATAATTCAACACCACTCATGTTATGACTAGAGAAAATAATCGCAGCTCCATTGTCCTTGAGTGTCTTAATTTCATTCATTAAGAGACTTGTATTAACAGGATCTAATCCTGTAAATGGTTCATCTAAAATTAAGAAATTAGGGCGATGGATTAAGGTCGCGATAAATTGTACTTTCTGCGCGTTCCCTTTAGAAAGTGTCTGCACTTTATCAGTGATTTTACCAACTACCTCTAATTTGTCCATCCAAGTTACCAGTTCTTTTCTCGCTTCATCACGTTTCATACCATGTAGTTCAGCAAAGTAAAGAATTTGTTCTTCGACAGTCATTTTTTGATAAAGACCCCGTTCTTCTGGTAAAAAACCAATGCCTTGCTTAACATCTTGGGTAATCGGCTTACCATTCCAACTAATTAGACCACTATCAGATTTAATAAAATCTAAGATCATCCGAAAAGTCGTTGTTTTGCCTGCACCATTTTGCCCAATCAATCCCATGATTGAGCCATCCTCAACAGTCATGTCTAGGTTGTCCACAGCAATTTTGTCACCAAATTGTTTGGTGATATTTTCTATTCTTAACATATTCGTCTCCTTAGCTTATCTATATCGTTATTATATCAAATTCCAGTCTGAAATACCCGTGTTATTTTTAATCTTTTTGAAAAAACTATTTCCTTAACCTGAAAAAATAATAAATCAAGATTAAATAGAGTAGAATGGTTAGCTGCTTGGTGTCTAATATGATTGCCCCGCTAATGACGGTATAAAGTAACGCAGCAGTGAGTAAACCCATCATCAATCGACCTACATGCGACCAAACCTCTTGCTCGACTATTTTTCTACGCTCATCAGTTAGTCTTAGTCTTGCAGCTCGCAACTTTTTAGGATTATTGAAAACAACCATTAGCCAAATACCATAAACCACCATCGGAAGTAGACCACCAATAGCACCGCCCCATATTTCGTCTGATGGACCAAGTATCTTAAAACCAATCAATATAAAGCTCAGGATGAGTAGCACAGTTATCGGAAACCAAAATAATTGATACTTCTTATAGTCTTCATCTGTTTTGATCTGATGCTTAAATATATAATGAAACATTACACCTTCTCCTCCTTATCAGATTTGCTATCAAAGAATATATCTTCTATCGTCGTATTAAAATACTGAGCTAATTTATAAGCCAGATTCAAGGATGCCGTATATTTTTCTTTTTCTAGCGAAATAATCGTTTGTCTAGTTACTTCCATTGCTTCAGCCAGAGCTTCTTGGGATATCCCATGTTCAGTTCTATACGCTCTAATTTTGTTACTCATATACCTCCAGTATAGTAAGCTATACGTAAACTTAACTATACGTATAGCTTACTATACATTTTTAAACTTGTCAACTCCTATTATTATCCTATCTGATCAAAACATAAAAAAAAGTTAGACAAGACGCAAGCGTCATCATCTAACCTTTTATAGTCTATCAGCTTAAGCTGTTAGCTTCCTTATTTGACTTCTTCGAAGTCACCATCGACAACATTGTCATCTTTAGGTGCATCACCACTAGTCGCTTCACCAGCTGCTTGTTGTTCAGCTGCTGCTTGCTCATAGAGTTTGACTGCTAAAGCTTGCGCTTTTTCATTTAAAGCCTCAAGTTTAGCTTTCAAGTCTTCTAAGTTGTCAGCTTCTTGTGCTGCTTTCAACTCATCAAGAGCCGCTTGGGCTGCATCACGTTCAGCGTCAAATCCTTTGCCTTCAGTTTCCTTGATTGTTTTTTCAGTAGCAAAGATTGTTGCATCTACTTCATTTTTAAGATCAACTTCTTCTTTACGTTTCGCATCCGCTTCAGCATTTACTTCTGCATCTTTCATCATTTTATCGATTTCTTCATCAGATAAACCTGAGTTAGATTGGATAACAATCGTTTGTTCTTTGTTTGTTCCCATGTCTTTTGCTTTAACAGATACGATACCATTTTTATCAATATCGAATGTTACTTCGATTTGTGGAATACCGCGCGGTGCAGCTGGGATATCTGTTAATTGGAAACGGCCTAATGTTTTATTGTCTGGTGCCATTGGACGTTCACCTTGTAACACATGAATATCAACTGCTGGTTGGTTGTCAGCGGCAGTTGAGAAGACTTGTGATTTAGATGTTGGGATTGTTGTGTTACGATCGATCAGTTTAGTGAAGACATTACCCATTGTTTCAATACCAAGTGATAAAGGTGTCACATCAAGTAAAACAACATCTTTAACATCACCAGTGATCACACCACCCTGGATAGCAGCACCCATAGCAACTACTTCATCCGGGTTAACTGATTTATTTGGTTCTTTGTTTGTTTCTTTTTTAACAGCTTCAACAACTGCTGGAATACGTGTTGACCCACCAACTAAGATCACTTCGTCGATTTCTGAAGCAGACAAGCCAGCATCAGACAAGGCTTTACGAACTGGTGTTTTAGTACGCTCTACTAAGTCAGCTGTCAAGTCGTCAAATTTAGCACGTGACAATGTTTCTTCCAAGTGAAGCGGTCCAGCATCACCAGCTGTGATAAATGGTAATGAGATTTGTGTAGATGATACGCCTGATAAGTCTTTTTTAGCTTTTTCAGCAGCATCTTTCAAACGTTGTAATGCCATCTTGTCTTGTGCTAAATCAATACCGTTAGCTGTTTTGAATTGGGCAACCAAGTAATCGATCACTTTTTGGTCAAAGTCATCACCACCGAGGTTGTTATCACCTGAAGTAGATAACACTTCAAAGACACCATCACCAAGTTCAAGTACTGATACGTCAAATGTACCACCACCAAGGTCAAATACAAGGATTTTTTCATCTTTGTCGACTTTGTCAAGACCATAAGCAAGTGCAGCTGCTGTTGGCTCATTGACGATACGTTCTACTTCAAGACCTGCGATTTTACCAGCATCTTTAGTTGCTTGACGTTGTGCATCATTAAAGTAAGCAGGAACTGTAATAACTGCTTTCTCAACTTTTTCACCTAAGTAATCTTCAGCAAAACCTTTAAGGTATTGGAGAATCATTGCAGAGATTTCTTGTGGTGTGTAAGATTTGCCACCAGCTTCAACTTTATAATCAGTCCCCATGTGACGTTTGATAGAGATGATTGTGTCAGGGTTAGTCACCGCTTGACGTTTGGCAACTTCACCGACTTGAATTTCACCATTTTTGAATGCAACAACTGATGGTGTTGTGCGGTTACCTTCTGGATTTGCGATAATTTTTGCTTCGCCAGCTTCAAGAACTGAAACAGCTGAGTTTGTTGTACCTAAGTCAATACCAATAATTTTAGTCATTATAATTACCTTCTTTTTTTTATTTTATTTTAGTTATCATAGTTTTATGACATTTCGGTCAAGCTATTTTGTATTACATTTGATTTGCTGATTAAATCGGCTTATTGATAGATGGCAACCATGGCTGGGCGAAGATTACGCTCATGCAATTGGTAGCCTTTTTGTAAGACTTGCGCGATTGTATCCGCAGGATGCGTATCATCAGCTGGGACAGTTTGGACTGACATATGGAAATTAGGATCAAAGTCACCATCTACAGCAACTTCTGTCACACCTTCTTCTTTAAGCGCATTTTGGAGGCTATCTAGTGTCATCTCTAAGCCTTTTTTAACATCTTCGCTCAAGCCT
Proteins encoded in this region:
- a CDS encoding DNA internalization-related competence protein ComEC/Rec2 encodes the protein MSICLTIRLKEVADFARDLPVTEMTPRLDTIQVKGDLISFRGRSRGQTYKVYYQAKTEQEQQYFTKLDKSIRLTISASVEKAETNRNFNGFNYQNYLKTQNIYRVVTIDSISQIRETGKWDIGRVRRKATLFCQTMFPDPMASYMTGLLFGHLGASFDEMRASYSNLGIMHLFSLSGMQVSFFIHLFRKNLLRLGIRRDWVTRMQLPFSFVCAGLSGFSVSVVRALLQKILINLGVKSVDNFSLTLLILFVMMPKFLLTTGGALTVFFAFVISMLGGSFASLPSCQRKISTPLALTGVILPILLLSFYSFQPFSILLTGVLGGLFAAVLVPGLFLIFLLALITGIVIKELNYLFVYMEMMLRWLENLIPRPLILGQPSPVIFLGMLIMTGILIDSWRHRKIRYLLIVSLFLMSTATKFPLTESITIVDIGQGDSILLQDRLNQQTVLIDTGGKVDFIKRQKWQERQTTANAASTLIPYLKSRGISQLDSLVITHTDADHVGDLMALLSEIKVKKIMVSEGSMTNPKFVARLSQTKSDIQVAQVGDRLKLFDSYLEVIYPLTQGDGKNNDSIVLYGTFFQTAFLFTGDLEAEGEAALLANYPTLKIDVLKVGHHGSKTSSSDAFIKMMRPKIGLISCGKNNRYQHPNQETLDVFEKYKVQIYRTDLQGAIKFEKKGKSWHIRTVK
- a CDS encoding helix-hairpin-helix domain-containing protein, which gives rise to MQIEKLIEKIKHYRWLSVGLLIPIMVIGLLLVILVKQDTAPSSVGLVSSPQLNTGEKHEKGVKKMAGNDKKPTDKETERKDRITVDLKGAVKKPAVYTLKQDSRVNDLLLLAGGVTDQADTKSINLAQKLTDEMVVYVASIGEDRPVEIVGTKAHDDVDSAAAQATDKININTADLAQLQKLSGVGMKKAQDIINYREQNGKFNQPEDLGNVSGFGEKSLEKLKGSVAVD
- a CDS encoding ABC transporter permease, which codes for MFKQVKLVAGQVYRTKIKTPGFWLIVLSPLLLPIIGFLIGFMMSKGESNKPTRLAIVDNSALVKTIKSEKLLDVSLSEVTTVDSAKKKLKDDKIDGYLVASDGQYELISSSDGAAKFDENKVRNALTQIEMTEKASKLNLKAEDLIALQTPAKLTMKTQSNKGETNGGDNKNMANYFISLGTGVAIFVLLSIYTSMMAQEVANEKSSRIMEILLAATSAKIQYYGKIIGVSLLVVTHLLIYMVLAGVASIVLKGNKVVENGLKLFSGVDISFLIITVLIFLLGIISYLVLTAIIASIVNDQSQVQQVVQPIVYLSMIGYVASFMSASMPSNIVLKVLAMVPFISPSLMPSRLAIEYASTTEAIIALVLQLVALVLVAKFGEKIYARNVLSYSDEKVFKQFIHNLKK
- a CDS encoding ABC transporter ATP-binding protein, translated to MLRIENITKQFGDKIAVDNLDMTVEDGSIMGLIGQNGAGKTTTFRMILDFIKSDSGLISWNGKPITQDVKQGIGFLPEERGLYQKMTVEEQILYFAELHGMKRDEARKELVTWMDKLEVVGKITDKVQTLSKGNAQKVQFIATLIHRPNFLILDEPFTGLDPVNTSLLMNEIKTLKDNGAAIIFSSHNMSGVELLSDNLTMLKKGKVVLQGDIYGIRNSFGRTKVYVESELADTALSAIAGVKTIEKQGAGRLIHIADEAVGHDIFKKVSETGYVQAFVQAPPTLDEIFRKEVAEHV
- a CDS encoding helix-turn-helix transcriptional regulator yields the protein MSNKIRAYRTEHGISQEALAEAMEVTRQTIISLEKEKYTASLNLAYKLAQYFNTTIEDIFFDSKSDKEEKV
- the dnaK gene encoding molecular chaperone DnaK, whose product is MTKIIGIDLGTTNSAVSVLEAGEAKIIANPEGNRTTPSVVAFKNGEIQVGEVAKRQAVTNPDTIISIKRHMGTDYKVEAGGKSYTPQEISAMILQYLKGFAEDYLGEKVEKAVITVPAYFNDAQRQATKDAGKIAGLEVERIVNEPTAAALAYGLDKVDKDEKILVFDLGGGTFDVSVLELGDGVFEVLSTSGDNNLGGDDFDQKVIDYLVAQFKTANGIDLAQDKMALQRLKDAAEKAKKDLSGVSSTQISLPFITAGDAGPLHLEETLSRAKFDDLTADLVERTKTPVRKALSDAGLSASEIDEVILVGGSTRIPAVVEAVKKETNKEPNKSVNPDEVVAMGAAIQGGVITGDVKDVVLLDVTPLSLGIETMGNVFTKLIDRNTTIPTSKSQVFSTAADNQPAVDIHVLQGERPMAPDNKTLGRFQLTDIPAAPRGIPQIEVTFDIDKNGIVSVKAKDMGTNKEQTIVIQSNSGLSDEEIDKMMKDAEVNAEADAKRKEEVDLKNEVDATIFATEKTIKETEGKGFDAERDAAQAALDELKAAQEADNLEDLKAKLEALNEKAQALAVKLYEQAAAEQQAAGEATSGDAPKDDNVVDGDFEEVK